A genome region from Microtus ochrogaster isolate Prairie Vole_2 chromosome 1, MicOch1.0, whole genome shotgun sequence includes the following:
- the Fgg gene encoding fibrinogen gamma chain isoform X2: MPEHLDAMNWFLLPRGFILCCTLLLFSPTGLAYVATRENCCILDERFGSYCPTTCGISDFLTSYQNDVDKDLRDMEEILTSAENRTAEAKELIKTIQVYYNPDQPPKPNMVESATQKSKKMTEEIMKYEALILTHETSIRYLQEMYNSNNQKITNLKQKVAQLEDQCQEPCKDTVQIHDTTGKDCQEIANKGAKESGLYFIRPLKSKQQFLVYCEIDGSGNGWTVLQKRLDGSVDFKKNWIQYKEGFGHLSPTGTTEFWLGNEKIHLISMQSTIPYALRIQLKDWNGRTSTADYAMFKVGPESDKYRLTYAYFIGGDAGDAFDGYDFGDDPSDKFFTSHNGMQFSTWDNDNDKFEGNCAEQDGSGWWMNKCHAGHLNGIYYQGGTYSKASTPNGYDNGIIWATWKTRWYSMKETTMKIIPFNRLTIGDGQQQHLGASKQAGDV; the protein is encoded by the exons ATGCCAGAACACCTGGACGCCATGAATTGGTTCTTGCTGCCCCGGGGTTTCATTCTCTGCTGCACGCTCTTACTGTTCTCTCCGACGGGCCTGGCG TACGTCGCTACCAGAGAAAACTGCTGCATCTTAGATGAGAGATTC GGTAGTTACTGCCCCACCACCTGTGGCATCTCAGACTTCCTGACCTCTTACCAAAACGATGTGGACAAAGACCTCCGGGATATGGAGGAAATCTTAACCAGTGCCGAAAACAGAACCGCGGAAGCCAAAGAACTGATCAAGACAATCCAAGTTTACTACAACCCCGACCAACCCCCAAAGCCAA ATATGGTAGAGAGTGCCACTCAGAAGTCGAAGAAGATGACAGAAGAAATTATGAAATACGAAGCGCTGATCCTGACACACGAGACAAGTATTCG GTATTTACAAGAAATGTATAATTCAAATAACCAGAAGATCACGAACCTGAAACAGAAGGTAGCCCAGCTTGAAGATCAGTGCCAGGAACCTTGCAAGGACACCGTGCAGATCCATGACACAACTGGGAAAG ATTGCCAGGAAATCGCCAACAAGGGTGCCAAAGAAAGCGGGCTTTACTTCATCCGGCCTCTGAAGTCGAAACAGCAGTTCTTAGTGTACTGTGAAATCGATGGATCTGGAAATGGCTGGACAGTGTTGCAGAAG AGGCTTGATGGCAGTGTGGATTTCAAGAAGAACTGGATTCAGTACAAGGAAGGGTTTGGACACCTGTCTCCCACCGGCACCACGGAGTTCTGGCTGGGCAATGAGAAGATTCATCTGATAAGCATGCAATCGACCATCCCCTACGCACTGAGGATCCAGCTCAAAGACTGGAACGGCAGGACCAG CACTGCAGACTACGCCATGTTCAAGGTGGGTCCTGAATCTGACAAATACCGCCTGACCTACGCCTACTTCATCGGGGGAGACGCCGGAGACGCCTTTGACGGCTACGATTTCGGTGATGACCCCAGCGATAAGTTCTTCACGTCCCACAACGGCATGCAGTTCAGCACCTGGGACAATGACAATGATAAGTTCGAAGGCAACTGTGCAGAGCAGGATGGGTCCGGTTGGTGGATGAACAAATGCCATGCTGGTCACCTCAATGGAATTTATTACCAAg GGGGCACGTACTCAAAGGCCTCGACTCCGAACGGCTATGACAATGGCATCATTTGGGCCACGTGGAAAACCCGCTGGTACTCCATGAAGGAAACCACCATGAAGATAATCCCCTTCAACAGACTCACCATTGGAGATGGGCAGCAGCAGCACCTGGGGGCATCCAAACAG gCTGGAGACGTTTAA
- the Fgg gene encoding fibrinogen gamma chain isoform X1 gives MPEHLDAMNWFLLPRGFILCCTLLLFSPTGLAYVATRENCCILDERFGSYCPTTCGISDFLTSYQNDVDKDLRDMEEILTSAENRTAEAKELIKTIQVYYNPDQPPKPNMVESATQKSKKMTEEIMKYEALILTHETSIRYLQEMYNSNNQKITNLKQKVAQLEDQCQEPCKDTVQIHDTTGKDCQEIANKGAKESGLYFIRPLKSKQQFLVYCEIDGSGNGWTVLQKRLDGSVDFKKNWIQYKEGFGHLSPTGTTEFWLGNEKIHLISMQSTIPYALRIQLKDWNGRTSTADYAMFKVGPESDKYRLTYAYFIGGDAGDAFDGYDFGDDPSDKFFTSHNGMQFSTWDNDNDKFEGNCAEQDGSGWWMNKCHAGHLNGIYYQGGTYSKASTPNGYDNGIIWATWKTRWYSMKETTMKIIPFNRLTIGDGQQQHLGASKQVSVEHEVDIEYP, from the exons ATGCCAGAACACCTGGACGCCATGAATTGGTTCTTGCTGCCCCGGGGTTTCATTCTCTGCTGCACGCTCTTACTGTTCTCTCCGACGGGCCTGGCG TACGTCGCTACCAGAGAAAACTGCTGCATCTTAGATGAGAGATTC GGTAGTTACTGCCCCACCACCTGTGGCATCTCAGACTTCCTGACCTCTTACCAAAACGATGTGGACAAAGACCTCCGGGATATGGAGGAAATCTTAACCAGTGCCGAAAACAGAACCGCGGAAGCCAAAGAACTGATCAAGACAATCCAAGTTTACTACAACCCCGACCAACCCCCAAAGCCAA ATATGGTAGAGAGTGCCACTCAGAAGTCGAAGAAGATGACAGAAGAAATTATGAAATACGAAGCGCTGATCCTGACACACGAGACAAGTATTCG GTATTTACAAGAAATGTATAATTCAAATAACCAGAAGATCACGAACCTGAAACAGAAGGTAGCCCAGCTTGAAGATCAGTGCCAGGAACCTTGCAAGGACACCGTGCAGATCCATGACACAACTGGGAAAG ATTGCCAGGAAATCGCCAACAAGGGTGCCAAAGAAAGCGGGCTTTACTTCATCCGGCCTCTGAAGTCGAAACAGCAGTTCTTAGTGTACTGTGAAATCGATGGATCTGGAAATGGCTGGACAGTGTTGCAGAAG AGGCTTGATGGCAGTGTGGATTTCAAGAAGAACTGGATTCAGTACAAGGAAGGGTTTGGACACCTGTCTCCCACCGGCACCACGGAGTTCTGGCTGGGCAATGAGAAGATTCATCTGATAAGCATGCAATCGACCATCCCCTACGCACTGAGGATCCAGCTCAAAGACTGGAACGGCAGGACCAG CACTGCAGACTACGCCATGTTCAAGGTGGGTCCTGAATCTGACAAATACCGCCTGACCTACGCCTACTTCATCGGGGGAGACGCCGGAGACGCCTTTGACGGCTACGATTTCGGTGATGACCCCAGCGATAAGTTCTTCACGTCCCACAACGGCATGCAGTTCAGCACCTGGGACAATGACAATGATAAGTTCGAAGGCAACTGTGCAGAGCAGGATGGGTCCGGTTGGTGGATGAACAAATGCCATGCTGGTCACCTCAATGGAATTTATTACCAAg GGGGCACGTACTCAAAGGCCTCGACTCCGAACGGCTATGACAATGGCATCATTTGGGCCACGTGGAAAACCCGCTGGTACTCCATGAAGGAAACCACCATGAAGATAATCCCCTTCAACAGACTCACCATTGGAGATGGGCAGCAGCAGCACCTGGGGGCATCCAAACAGGTCAGCGTGGAGCATGAAGTTGACATTGAGTACCCATAA
- the LOC101993281 gene encoding fibrinogen gamma chain-like, which yields MNPDCGANLESGLWRGRGAAQDTQGPANMEYRTLFQIMWERLDGSVDFKKNWIQYKEGFGHLSPTGTTEFWLGNEKIHLISMQSTIPYALRIQLKDWNGRTSTADYAMFKVGPESDKYRLTYAYFIGGDAGDAFDGYDFGDDPSDKFFTSHNGMQFSTWDNDNDKFEGNCAEQDGSGWWMNKCHAGHLNGIYYQGGTYSKASTPNGYDNGIIWATWKTRWYSMKETTMKIIPFNRLTIGDGQQQHLGASKQVSVEHEVDIEYP from the exons ATGAACCCAGATTGTGGTGCAAACCTGGAATCAGGGCTGTGGAGAGGCAGAGGTGCAGCTCAGGACACTCAGGGGCCAGCCAACATGGAATATagaaccctgtttcaaataatgTGGGAG AGGCTTGATGGCAGTGTGGATTTCAAGAAGAACTGGATTCAGTACAAGGAAGGGTTTGGACACCTGTCTCCCACCGGCACCACGGAGTTCTGGCTGGGCAATGAGAAGATTCATCTGATAAGCATGCAATCGACCATCCCCTACGCACTGAGGATCCAGCTCAAAGACTGGAACGGCAGGACCAG CACTGCAGACTACGCCATGTTCAAGGTGGGTCCTGAATCTGACAAATACCGCCTGACCTACGCCTACTTCATCGGGGGAGACGCCGGAGACGCCTTTGACGGCTACGATTTCGGTGATGACCCCAGCGATAAGTTCTTCACGTCCCACAACGGCATGCAGTTCAGCACCTGGGACAATGACAATGATAAGTTCGAAGGCAACTGTGCAGAGCAGGATGGGTCCGGTTGGTGGATGAACAAATGTCATGCTGGTCACCTCAATGGAATTTATTACCAAg GGGGCACGTACTCAAAGGCCTCGACTCCGAACGGCTATGACAATGGCATCATTTGGGCCACGTGGAAAACCCGCTGGTACTCCATGAAGGAAACCACCATGAAGATAATCCCCTTCAACAGACTCACCATTGGAGATGGGCAGCAGCAGCACCTGGGGGCATCCAAACAGGTCAGCGTGGAGCATGAAGTTGACATTGAGTACCCATAA